The Flavobacterium sp. HJ-32-4 genome contains a region encoding:
- a CDS encoding NAD-dependent epimerase/dehydratase family protein produces the protein MRRTILITGGAGNVASALAARLAAQGGYEVVIVDNLLTGSIEKIPKSDNVTFIKADVNDFRDMVGIFGSRAFDFVFHFAAVVGVKRTLENPIMVLNDIEGIKNILLLSKNSGVKRVFYSSSSEVYGEPFEIPQNEQTTPLNSRLPYAIVKNVGEAFFRSYQKEYGLDYTIFRFFNTYGPRQSEDFVIPRFVKAALNGDPIFIYGDGLQTRTFCYVDDNVEACVKVMEENLFVNEVINIGSDVEQSILSLAQQVIEVTGSTSEIQYLPALPEGDMTRRCPDATNMKMILGRPFVTVEEGIRKLMAYYEGRI, from the coding sequence ATGAGGCGAACGATATTAATCACCGGCGGGGCCGGTAATGTAGCCAGTGCGCTCGCAGCGCGATTGGCCGCTCAAGGCGGATACGAAGTGGTCATCGTCGATAACCTCCTGACCGGAAGTATTGAGAAGATTCCGAAGTCGGATAACGTCACCTTCATCAAAGCCGATGTAAACGACTTCCGTGACATGGTCGGAATTTTCGGAAGCCGTGCTTTTGATTTCGTGTTCCATTTTGCCGCGGTCGTCGGGGTGAAACGCACCCTTGAAAACCCGATCATGGTGCTCAATGATATCGAAGGTATCAAGAACATCCTGCTTCTTTCCAAAAACTCGGGCGTAAAACGGGTGTTTTATTCGAGCTCTTCGGAGGTATATGGCGAACCATTCGAAATACCGCAGAACGAACAGACTACTCCTTTGAACTCGCGGTTGCCGTATGCCATCGTGAAAAATGTCGGAGAGGCTTTTTTCCGGTCGTATCAAAAAGAATACGGACTCGATTATACCATATTTCGGTTTTTCAATACCTATGGTCCTCGTCAAAGCGAGGATTTTGTCATCCCACGTTTTGTAAAAGCCGCCCTAAACGGGGACCCCATTTTTATCTATGGTGACGGTTTACAAACCCGGACCTTCTGCTATGTAGACGACAATGTGGAGGCCTGCGTGAAGGTCATGGAAGAGAATTTGTTCGTGAATGAAGTGATCAACATCGGAAGTGATGTCGAACAGAGCATTCTTTCCCTCGCCCAACAAGTTATCGAGGTCACCGGGTCGACGTCGGAAATTCAGTATCTGCCGGCCTTACCTGAGGGCGATATGACGCGGCGCTGCCCCGATGCAACCAATATGAAGATGATTTTAGGACGGCCTTTTGTGACCGTCGAAGAAGGTATCCGAAAACTGATGGCCTATTATGAGGGTCGGATCTAA
- a CDS encoding FkbM family methyltransferase gives MRLLQNASPGSYVDIGSWHPVKASNSYYFYLRGWRGICIDPNPELADLYRATRPTDEFINTAVGLESATLQYYMLLSGYDSMNTLDGDFIRRYGLADKVKRVVDVPTRPLREILDERLTPSDRLDFFDVDAEGYDLEILQSNDWDRFRPSIVVTETEASLRVDLDSEVSQFLDDKGYRLVGKTTIKGDLGNLFYIQK, from the coding sequence ATGAGGCTCCTGCAAAATGCTTCACCCGGATCCTACGTCGATATCGGATCGTGGCATCCCGTCAAGGCATCGAATAGCTATTATTTCTACCTAAGGGGCTGGAGGGGTATCTGTATCGATCCCAATCCGGAATTGGCGGACCTCTATCGCGCTACCCGTCCGACCGACGAATTCATCAATACAGCCGTCGGACTTGAGTCAGCCACCCTTCAATATTACATGCTGTTGTCGGGTTACGACTCGATGAACACCCTTGACGGCGACTTCATACGACGCTACGGTCTGGCCGATAAGGTGAAACGGGTGGTTGACGTACCTACGCGTCCTTTACGGGAGATTTTGGACGAGCGACTCACACCATCCGACCGACTCGATTTTTTCGATGTGGATGCGGAAGGGTATGATCTTGAGATACTTCAATCTAATGACTGGGATCGGTTTCGTCCGTCAATTGTGGTAACCGAAACCGAAGCGTCGCTCAGGGTCGATCTCGATTCGGAAGTGTCACAATTTCTCGATGACAAAGGGTATCGATTGGTAGGCAAGACCACCATCAAAGGCGATCTGGGGAATCTCTTTTATATACAAAAATAG
- a CDS encoding ABC transporter ATP-binding protein, producing the protein MSEDIILSVESVSKQYRLGQIGTGTLSHDLKRWWYRVRGLEDPFLKVGEANDRSRKGDSDYVWALRDVSFDVHQGEVLGIIGKNGAGKSTLLKILSKVTAPTTGRIRSKGRIASLLEVGTGFHPELTGRENIFLNGAILGMSKKEIASKLEDIIAFSGCERYIDTPVKRYSSGMTVRLAFAVAAFLEPEILIVDEVLAVGDAEFQKKALGKMQDISKGQGRTVLFVSHDMNAIESLCHSVVVLEHGSVIKKASPQEAIAYYLSSSKNTDLSKARRTTEGDLWLDAIQLNGSDALYQTVRSGDALEMVFTLNRRLSLDEVKAVGFYVVFRNERNVILFTISNRYDDMQIVSAEKYTSFRCLLPDLNLTGGVYKGTTWMSLRNGFCDEVEEAFHIEVLATNYFGTGQMPVARKHGALLMKQNWTAE; encoded by the coding sequence ATGAGTGAGGATATCATTCTTTCTGTAGAAAGCGTGTCGAAACAATATCGACTGGGCCAGATCGGCACCGGAACCCTCAGTCATGACCTTAAAAGATGGTGGTATCGCGTGCGCGGACTTGAAGATCCGTTTCTAAAAGTCGGAGAGGCAAACGACAGATCCCGAAAAGGCGACAGCGATTATGTTTGGGCCCTCCGCGATGTGTCTTTTGACGTTCACCAGGGCGAAGTGCTTGGGATCATTGGCAAAAACGGTGCAGGTAAGTCGACGTTACTTAAAATACTTTCCAAAGTAACCGCCCCAACTACAGGCCGTATTCGTTCAAAGGGCCGGATCGCTTCTTTATTGGAAGTCGGAACGGGTTTCCACCCAGAACTCACCGGACGCGAAAACATCTTTCTTAACGGTGCCATTTTAGGTATGTCAAAAAAGGAAATTGCGTCAAAATTAGAGGATATCATCGCTTTTTCAGGTTGTGAACGTTACATCGATACACCCGTCAAACGCTACAGCAGCGGTATGACGGTGCGCCTTGCCTTCGCAGTGGCGGCTTTCCTTGAACCCGAGATTTTAATCGTAGACGAAGTGTTGGCGGTAGGAGATGCCGAATTCCAGAAAAAAGCACTTGGCAAAATGCAGGATATTTCAAAAGGGCAGGGTAGAACGGTTCTTTTCGTAAGCCATGACATGAATGCGATTGAATCGCTGTGCCATTCGGTTGTTGTACTTGAGCATGGCTCGGTCATTAAAAAAGCATCCCCACAGGAAGCGATTGCGTACTACCTGTCATCGAGTAAGAATACCGATCTTTCAAAGGCCCGACGTACGACCGAAGGTGATTTGTGGTTGGACGCCATTCAACTGAACGGTTCTGACGCTCTTTACCAGACCGTCCGTTCCGGTGATGCGTTGGAAATGGTCTTTACCCTCAATCGACGCTTATCGCTCGACGAGGTCAAAGCAGTGGGCTTTTATGTGGTTTTTCGAAATGAGCGCAATGTCATCCTGTTCACCATATCCAATCGATATGACGACATGCAGATTGTATCGGCAGAGAAGTATACGTCCTTCCGCTGTTTGCTGCCCGATCTTAACCTAACGGGTGGTGTTTACAAGGGAACCACCTGGATGTCGCTACGCAATGGATTTTGCGATGAAGTAGAGGAGGCCTTCCATATTGAAGTGTTGGCTACCAATTATTTCGGCACGGGCCAAATGCCGGTAGCCAGAAAACACGGGGCTTTATTGATGAAACAAAACTGGACGGCGGAATGA
- a CDS encoding ABC transporter permease: MSSRTWLFEITPRDTLLRLDLKEVWRYRDLLVLLVRRDLVAFYKQTILGPLWYVIQPILTTVIFTIIFNGIADIQTNGVPPFLFNLAGVTVWTFFSTCLTTTADTFKTNAALFGKVYFPRVIMPLSVVLSNLVKFLIQLVIFFGFYLYFYFSGVEIRPHASILLFPLLIISMALLGLGLGMIVSSLVSKYRDLSFLVVFGVQLLMYLSAVTYPIELVQQKLPQWAWAIQYNPLAHMVEISRRMLLGGSDTAMESIGMTIIPTVVVLFVGLLIFNKTERTFIDTI; the protein is encoded by the coding sequence GTGTCGAGCCGCACATGGCTATTTGAAATTACCCCCCGTGATACATTGCTGCGCCTCGACCTTAAAGAAGTCTGGCGATACCGCGATCTTCTGGTTTTGTTAGTTCGACGGGATCTGGTGGCGTTTTATAAACAGACGATTTTGGGGCCGTTGTGGTATGTCATCCAACCCATTCTTACTACGGTCATTTTTACAATCATCTTTAATGGAATAGCGGACATCCAGACAAATGGTGTGCCTCCTTTTTTGTTCAATTTGGCCGGGGTGACCGTTTGGACTTTTTTCTCAACATGCCTTACGACCACAGCGGATACGTTCAAAACAAATGCGGCTCTTTTTGGGAAGGTTTATTTTCCCCGCGTCATCATGCCTCTTTCCGTGGTGCTGTCTAATTTGGTGAAGTTCCTCATCCAACTCGTCATCTTTTTCGGGTTCTATCTCTATTTCTACTTTTCCGGAGTGGAGATTCGACCACATGCGAGCATTTTGTTGTTCCCGCTTCTAATTATTTCCATGGCCCTGCTCGGATTGGGTCTGGGCATGATTGTGTCATCGCTGGTTTCGAAATACCGTGACCTGAGTTTTCTCGTGGTATTCGGCGTCCAGCTTCTGATGTATCTTTCGGCGGTTACGTATCCCATAGAACTCGTACAACAGAAGTTGCCTCAGTGGGCTTGGGCGATTCAATACAATCCCCTTGCACATATGGTTGAAATTTCCCGTAGGATGTTGCTCGGGGGCAGCGATACGGCGATGGAGAGTATCGGAATGACGATTATTCCCACCGTTGTAGTGTTGTTTGTCGGATTGCTGATTTTCAATAAAACGGAACGAACTTTTATTGATACGATATGA